One stretch of Paenibacillus sp. FSL R5-0341 DNA includes these proteins:
- a CDS encoding carbohydrate ABC transporter permease — translation MAKSLKSSIPHVLLMLYLIAILFPFLFVIFSSFKQDNNEIALNPFGLPTTWEFNNYVEAWVNAKIGTYFWNSLYISVLSSACTIALGAMFAFAVTRMRHPRWSLFLYSLILAGMLIPNNALMLPIYLLVRKMGILDTHLALIVPYVANAIPFTIIILAAFMRSLPGEIEEAAVMDGLRAPGIFAKIVIPLTVPAIVTVFIVNFLGNWNEFLLANYFLSTDKLRTLPVGMVQFRDQYQMNYAQMSAGIVYSVVPVLVIYAILQEKIIEGVTAGGVKG, via the coding sequence TTTGTAATCTTCTCTTCCTTCAAGCAGGATAACAATGAAATCGCCCTGAATCCATTCGGTCTACCCACAACATGGGAGTTTAACAATTACGTGGAGGCCTGGGTGAATGCGAAGATTGGCACGTATTTCTGGAACAGCCTCTACATTTCGGTTCTGTCGTCGGCGTGCACGATTGCGCTTGGTGCCATGTTTGCTTTTGCCGTAACCCGAATGAGACACCCGAGATGGAGTCTGTTTCTGTACAGTCTGATTCTGGCGGGCATGCTTATTCCCAATAATGCACTTATGCTGCCAATCTATCTGCTTGTTCGAAAAATGGGCATATTGGATACGCATCTGGCATTGATCGTGCCCTATGTGGCAAATGCGATCCCCTTTACAATTATCATACTGGCTGCTTTTATGCGCTCTCTGCCTGGAGAAATTGAGGAAGCCGCTGTTATGGATGGCTTGAGGGCCCCGGGTATCTTTGCTAAAATAGTAATACCTCTTACGGTTCCAGCCATCGTTACGGTTTTTATCGTCAATTTCCTCGGCAACTGGAACGAATTTTTACTCGCCAACTATTTCTTATCCACCGATAAATTGCGTACACTGCCTGTGGGTATGGTCCAGTTTCGGGATCAATATCAGATGAACTATGCTCAGATGTCGGCAGGCATTGTGTACAGCGTTGTACCCGTACTTGTGATCTACGCCATACTGCAGGAGAAAATTATTGAAGGAGTTACTGCAGGTGGTGTCAAAGGTTAA